In Propionispora hippei DSM 15287, the sequence TTTCGCCCAGCAGGTTGTCGTCATGGTCGGTCAGGATCATCCGGCCGAAGTCCTCCTGCCAGAAGCCTGTTTTCTCAAAGGCCCGCCGAAAACCGGGTTCGTCAGGAATATCAATCAGCCAGTAATCGCCTTTATCGTATACCGTGCTAAGCAGGTCATAAAGCAATGGCAAATCACTTTCCTTCATCGTCCGTAAGATTACCTTTTCACCGATAAGCATAAGTGAATCCTCCTCGTATAGATAATGCCTGTCCTATTATTATAAAACATCTTGACCGGAAAAAAAACGCCATACCAGCGAATGGTATGGCAGAGTAGCCGCAAACGGTAAAAAACAGAAACGAAGGCTACACTTTAAAGGCGTGAATGGAGCGGTCCAGCTCGCTGGCCACTTTGGCCAGCAGCGTGGCGGTAGCCTGCAGTTCTTCCATGGAAGCATGCTGCTCTTCGGTGGCGGCGGCCACGCTTTCGATATGCGAGCCTGTTTGCTTATCGGCTGCCGCTAAAGCTTCGACTGCCGCGGCAATCTGGGCGGCGTTATCGGCAATATCGGCAATGGCGGCGGCAATGTGCTGGGTTTGGGCCGAAGAGTGGCCAATAGCGTCATGAATGGCTGTGAACGAGTGTTGGGCCTGATTGACCAGATGAATACCCTCCTGGACGGAATGGGTGCTTTCATCCATGATTTGCATGGCATGGCCTGTTTGGCGCTGAATTTCACTGATGATCGAACCGATCTGTTTCGCGGCGGTTTCCGACTGTTCGGCCAGTTTGCGTACTTCATCGGCCACCACCGCAAAGCCTTTACCCTGCTCTCCGGCCCGGGCGGCCTCGATAGCGGCGTTGAGGGCCAGTAGATTGGTCTGGCCGGCAATGGCGGTGATGAGAGAAAGGATGCTGTCAATTTCGCGGGATTTTTCACCCAGAGTATGGACAACGGTTGCCGCTGTATTGACATTCTTATTGATTTTTTGCATTTGGTTGATGGCGTTATCCACCACAGCGGTGCCGTCCTGCGCTTTGCTGGACGTATCCAGCGTGATGTCGGTCACTTGCTGCATATCCTGGCTAATGGCTGAAATACGGCCGGACATATCGGTCAAGGTCTGGGTGGTGCCTTCCGTGTTGGCGATTTGCGTTTCCACCGTGGAGGCGATGTCCTGTACCGCGATGGTGATATGTTCGGTGGCTTCGGCGGTTTGCCGCGCCGTTTGCGTCAGTATATCGGCGTGGGAGGCCACCTGTACCGAGGTCTCCATCAGCTTATTGATCAGTTGCCGGAGATCGCGGGTCATCCGGTTGAAATTGGTGCCCATCTCGCCAAACTCATCCTGGGAGGTAACGGTGACCGCCTGGGTCAGGTTGCCCTGAGACATACTGTCGGAGAGGCGCTTTATTTCGTTTATATTGCGGGTGATCATACCGCTATAACGGACAATGACGGCGGAAATAACCAGAATAGCGATCAGAGCAGCTAAGACTTGTCCCAGCAACAGGTTTTTCAACGGAGCGTACAATTCGGCCTCCGGC encodes:
- a CDS encoding methyl-accepting chemotaxis protein, which translates into the protein MRKTTIRTKTLLTFMPLVIISLLILSWIGYHYSAQLIEEEINQKMEVQLDKTLTQFYTQLNAHKAIGQTIARFTETGGNALSKEQYAAFLQNAITSNDLILGAGVWFEPFQYKADARYFGPYAYKDHGNIVFTTDYEKPDYDYPSQDWYKMATNTTRPVVWSDPYYDATTNITMVTASFPFYDGNKKLKGMATADMDLAQLQKIVSDIKVSQTGWAFLLDKNGTYISDRDNGKVMKTKIIEDTDSGLAEAGKALLADQDKTGHITAMLNGAKHLIYYAALPETGWTLALVVPEAELYAPLKNLLLGQVLAALIAILVISAVIVRYSGMITRNINEIKRLSDSMSQGNLTQAVTVTSQDEFGEMGTNFNRMTRDLRQLINKLMETSVQVASHADILTQTARQTAEATEHITIAVQDIASTVETQIANTEGTTQTLTDMSGRISAISQDMQQVTDITLDTSSKAQDGTAVVDNAINQMQKINKNVNTAATVVHTLGEKSREIDSILSLITAIAGQTNLLALNAAIEAARAGEQGKGFAVVADEVRKLAEQSETAAKQIGSIISEIQRQTGHAMQIMDESTHSVQEGIHLVNQAQHSFTAIHDAIGHSSAQTQHIAAAIADIADNAAQIAAAVEALAAADKQTGSHIESVAAATEEQHASMEELQATATLLAKVASELDRSIHAFKV